In the genome of Hirundo rustica isolate bHirRus1 chromosome 23, bHirRus1.pri.v3, whole genome shotgun sequence, the window GAGGTGCCATCTGAGACAGAGGCTGTCCAAGGGACAGACATGAAGCTGCTCTGCATCTCCTGCATGAAGAGGGAAGAGGTGACGGCCAGCACAGTGGTGGAATGGTTCTACAGGCCCGAGGGGGGAAAGGATGAGCCTGTAAGTATGTCTGGGATCTGAGTCCTGCCCATTTCCTTCCTAGCTTATCCCATTtccacacctgggcacaggaaaagctggaatCGGTTGTCGAGTTCAAACATTTGGGTTGTCATCCATCAGTGCCAGTTTCCAGTCCCGTTCCCTCAATGCCTCAAGGCCAGCATCTAAGGATGTCAGATATGACTGACACTTGGTACCCTTGTCTGGATCAGCTCTGAATCTCAAAGCTGTTCTTCTGGAGGTGAAATTGGCCTCCAATAAATCGGCAGGGCAGGATTTACTTCTTTTTGCCTCAGAGAAAGCAGTGTTATCCCGGCTGTGGGAGGATCTCTGGGAGCTGCTTTGGATCCCTGTCAGGAAAAGGTAAAATTGATTTTCAGAGTGAATCAAAATGGAAATTGGACAGATGAGGGGCAGCTGGAATTCAAGAGAGAATGGTGAAATGGAGAACAAGATAAAGGCTGAGTGTACATTTCTTTCTATCTATTTTATCTGAGTCTGAAGCATTAAATCAGTGGCTGTGATtgagcagggccaggcaggatGACAACTATTCTCCTTATTTGTGAGAACTAAAGGGACCAGGCTAAGGAATGAGATTGGAATTCATTTCCAGTGCCACGGGGGATCCATTTGCCAGTGGGAACCCCAAGAACACCAACCAAAGtgagctggggcaggcagggtcGTGATGGGGGCTGTGGTCAGCCAGAATGTCACACTGATATTTGTGCTGCAGCACTTCTGTCTCAGCTGAGCGCTCCAGGGCATCCCCAAAAGGGCTGCTTGTCTTCACTGTGGATATTCTGTGGTTCTTTCCTCAGGTGATCTCACATGCACTGACTGACAGGCACATTGCTGGGTGTGAACAATCCCAGTTTTCCGTTCCATTGCTGATTTTTTGTGTccgtgtgtgtctgtgttttgcTGTGCCTCAGTTTTTCTCCCCCTCCGACGGAGATACCGGATCCTGATCACTCATTTCCCTGCCTTTTGTAAAGTCACCTGATACTTTGAGGCAAAGGAGGATGGAATATGAATAGCTGCTGTTACCAAGGGAGCTCAGAACCTCCCTGAGCGTAGCTGGATGGGGGTGCTGCCCCTGCCTCGTGCCGTGGTGCTGTCCGAGGCAGAGATTAACCAGCACATCCCTTCACCTTTCCTCACAGATCTACGAgtacaggaaaacaaaccacGAATTCCCGAGCCGCTTCAGCGGGCGGATACAGTGGAACGGCAGCAAAGACATGCAGGACGTGTCCATCACCGTGCTGAACGTGACCCTCAACGATTCGGGCATCTACACCTGCAACATCACCCGCGAGTTCGAGTTCGAGATCCACCGGCCCCTCTTCCAGAGCTCCAGGCTCATCCACCTCACCGTGGTggaggagggtaggaggggctgccaggggctgtTGGGTGCTGTCCCCGGCCGTGGGGGCTGTCACCCGGGGATGGAGTTGGTCACTGCGCAGCAGGAGAGGGCTCTGGGTTTGTCAGCGACGAACGCGGCTCAGGAGGGAAAGCCTGTCCCTTGTTTTGTGGCTGGAGGTTCTTTTTTGGGCACAGGCGGGTTGTGTGTGAGTGtgacagctgggcacagctgggcacagctgggcaggcgCCAGCAGAGGTTTCCAGCTCCTCCCGTGGCGGCTCTGCGATGTTACAGCAAAGCCTTTCCCAGGGAGCCGCAGCTTTTCCTTGCTGCCGCCCCCTCCCTCCTGGAACAACGACTCATTCTCCATCTTGATACCTGCCcgctgcttctcctccttccctctgcgGTGCTCCGGCTCCTTCCGTTCCTCTTGGTGCCGCTGCGTTCAGCGCTGAAATCCCGGCACGTCACAGAGCGGCGCGGATCCTTCAGAGAGGACCGGCAGCTCTCAGCCCCTTTGTCCGCCcgtcccctccctctcccccgcGAGCACCTCGCTGTTTCGGTCCTTTACAAACCCCTGGCGGCGCAGCAGAGCCGGGTAACACCGGCGAGTGGGACACGGGGGGGGAAACGGAGCGTGAGGATGAGCGCGGTGAGCAATCCGGGAGGATGCGGGGGTGGCACAGGATGCCAGGCACGGGCAGCGCGTTGGGTCCCGCTGGAGACATGCGCTGGGATCCCTGCCTGTTGCAGGTCCCTCTCTTCTGCCCCCTCACAGCCCAAAGGCACCCGGAGATTCTGGCAAGGAGGGTGAGGAAGGATGACACGAgggtggaaagtgtccctggagctgcacGGAAATGATCTGGGGTCATTGCGTTTTATTCGCAGCTGGAGAAGACTTCACCTCGGTCATCTCAGAAATCATGATGTATATTCTGCTGGTCTTCCTCACGCTGTGGCTGCTGATTGAGATGGTCTATTGCTACAGGAAGGTGTCCAAGGCAGAggaggctgcccaggaaaatGCGTAAGTGTGGAACCCCCGGAGATGAGATCTGTTCTGCGAGAGCTCTTCCCACGTCCCAGAGCGACTGCAGGAAGCCTGAACTTTGCTATGGCATGGTCTGGTTGGTGTTTGCGCTGCCCAAAGTCCTTGCAGCGCTCAGGAGCGCCAAGATTGTGCCCCCTTGCACCACACACCAGGTATTCCAGGGTGGCTCAGTTTGGACCATGTGGAGATGCTCTCCCGGGAAGTGCTGGCTTCATTCTGGCCCATTCCCATCTTTCCACACACTAGGCTTGGATTAGAGCACTCTTTGGACACAGGAAGGCTGGGTGTGGAGGATTTTAGAGCAGGGAAGACTCGGGTGTTTGTCCCTGCCTATGCCAAGGAGTTTCCTACTGTGAGCATCTACAGGTGACGTTTGTTACCTCAGAGATGCTTCCAGGCACTCAGCAGAGGTGAGTTTACCCAAACTGGGCTTTACACTGTgtgctctcctccttccctccaacTCCAGGACAGACTATCTGGCGATTCCGTCGGAAAACAAGGAGAACTGCGCTGTGCCTGTGGAGGAGTagcagggaggaggcagcggAGCGAACGGCACCGAGGTGGGTCATGAAGAGGTGGTCACTCCTTGCGTCTGGCCACCCCTCAGCTTCCTtgtggtggggctggggacTCCTGGAGTGTGCCTGTGCTCCTCTGGAGCTTCCCCAGCGACCTTAGAAGCCATACAGGTGTCTTTAGGTGCGGGGATACTTGTATTGCTTGAACCCCCAAACCAACATGTATTTATGCCTCCTTTACCTActgctgtggagctgggaaTCTTCACTTTCCCCTGCACGAGGGCATGAAGGACTCGAAGGGCTCTATCTCCGAAGGACACACGTTCTAGGAAGGAGTTTGTGCACTAAAGATTAAAGTCTGGATCTTTTACTCCCCCGTTCCTGTGCTGACTCCTCGCTCCCGTGAGGTCCAAGAGGAATTGTCTCCCTTGCAGGGGCTCTGAGGACAGAAGGACCGTGCCACGCCAGCCGGGTTTGAGG includes:
- the SCN3B gene encoding sodium channel subunit beta-3, which produces MAALPRMLCAAALALLLWAGFCSSVCVEVPSETEAVQGTDMKLLCISCMKREEVTASTVVEWFYRPEGGKDEPIYEYRKTNHEFPSRFSGRIQWNGSKDMQDVSITVLNVTLNDSGIYTCNITREFEFEIHRPLFQSSRLIHLTVVEEAGEDFTSVISEIMMYILLVFLTLWLLIEMVYCYRKVSKAEEAAQENATDYLAIPSENKENCAVPVEE